The DNA region TCCGCAGGTCACGCACCAGACACATCGCTGCGCAGCGCGCTTCCATAATTTGCGCCATGACGACGCCTCTTCGCTCCACCCTCGACTTCCTGCTCTACGACTGGCTGCAAGCCGACGCGCTGCAGCAGCGCGAGCGCTTTGCCGACCATTCGCGCGAGACCTTCGATGCCGTCCTCGACACCTGCGCGCGCATCGCCCGCGAGAAGTACGCGCCCTTCAACCGGCTGGTCGACACCGAAGAGCCGCGCACTGAGACCCAGCCCGACGGCACGCTGCGCGTGGTGCTGCCCCAGGCCACCTACGACGCGCGCCGCGCCTACGCCGACTCGGGCCTGCTCAGCGCTGCGCAGGACTACGACGTGGGCGGCATGCAGCTGCCCTACACCGTGGAGGCGGCCGCCAACAGCTTCTTCGCGCTGGCGTCGATCAGCATCGGCTCCAACCTGCTCACCGCGGGCAATGCCAACCTGCTGATGGTGCACGGCACGCCCCTGCAGAAGGAGGTCTTTGCGCAGAACGAATTCAACGGCCGCTGGGCGGGCACCATGTGCCTGTCGGAGCCGCAGGCCGGCTCGTCGCTGTCCGACGTGGCCACCCGCGCCGTGCCCGACGGCGACGGTTCTGAGGCCGACCCGCTCGGCCCGCGCTACCGCCTGACCGGCAACAAGATGTGGATCAGCTCCGGCGACCACGAACTGACCGAGAACATCGTGCACTTGGTGCTGGCCAAGATTCCGGGGGCGGACGGCAAGCTGGTGCCCGGCGTCAAGGGCATCTCGCTGTTCATCGTGCCCAAGAAGCTGGTGGATGAGGCGGGCCAGTTGACGGGCGATCGCAACGACGTCGCACTGGCGGGCCTGAACCACAAGCTGGGCTGGCGCGGCACCACCAACACGCTGCTCAACTTCGGCGAGGGCACCTACCCCGTGCGGGGCGGCGCGGGGGCCATCGGCTACCGGGTCGGCCAGCCGGGCGAGGGCCTTAAATGCATGTTCCACATGATGAACGAGGCGCGCATCGGCATCGGCATGGCCGCCACCATGCTGGGGCTGGCGGGGTACTACGCCAGCCTGGATTACGCCAAGAACCGCCCCCAGGGCCGGCCGGTGGGCAAGGGCGGCAAGGACGCCGCCGCGCCCCAGGTGCGCCTGATCGAGCACGCCGACATCAAGCGCATGCTGCTGGCGCAAAAGAGCTACGGCGAGGGCGCGCTGGCGCTCAACCTGTACTGCGCGCGGCTGGTGGACGAGCAGCACACCGCACCCGCCGGCCAGGCCGACGAGGCGCGGCTGCTGCTGGAGGTGCTCACGCCCATCGCCAAGAGCTGGCCCAGCGAGTGGTGCCTGGAAGCCAATTCGCTTGCCATCCAGATCCACGGCGGCTACGGCTACACCCGCGACTTTCCCGTGGAGCAGTACTGGCGCGACAACCGCCTCAACATGATCCACGAGGGCACGCACGGCATCCAGGCCATGGACCTGCTGGGCCGCAAGGTGCTGATGGAAGGCGGCCGCGGGCTCACGCTCCTGGCCGGGCGCATCAACGACACGGTGCAGCGCGCCATCCAGCAGCCGGGCCTGGAGGCGCACGCCAATGCACTGGCCCAGGCGCTGGCCCAGGTGGGCGGTGCCACCAAGGCCGCCTGGGCCACCGACGAGCCCGCCGAGGCCCTGGCCAACGCCGTGCCCTACATGCAGGCCTTCGGCCACACCGTGCTGGCCTGGATGTGGCTGGAGCTGGCCCTGGCCACGCTGCGCGAAGATGCTACGCTTTCAAGAGCTGCCAGCGCAGGCAGGATGGGCGCTGCGACCTATTTCTATCACTATGAACTGCCGCGCATCGGCGCCTGGCTGAACGTGGTGCGCCAGCGCGACATGACCTGCGCGCAGCTGCCTGAAGACGCGTTCTGACGGCCGGGGGGAGGGCGCGGCAGCGCCTTGCGGTGCTGCCTTCGGTGGCGGCTATGGGCCTGCACCCCGCAATGGCATTGCAGGCGGCTCGCCCCGGCCGGCGCGGTGCGGGCGATGATGCCCACCGCGCGCGGGCGGACCGGCCCTGGCGGACCTTGCCGTAGCATCGGGCCGTAGTGCCGCACGCGTTCTGCGCCGTCGCGCCGCCTGTTTGCCTTCTTGCCCGTAGCCCATGCCGAATTCCTCTCCCGCCACCGACAACCCGACTCTCGCCCAGCTGCTGCAGCGCCGCTCCTGCTGGCCCCTGACCACACCGGCCCCGAGCGCCGACGAGCTGGGCCTGATCCTGGACGCGGCCGCCCGCGCCCCCGACCACGCCGGCCTTGTGCCGTGGCGCATGACGCTGCTGCAGGGCGATGCCCGCCATGCCCTGCTGCAGCGCGTGCTGAGCCACCCGCAGGCGCAGACCGAGGCCGTGCAGTCCATGCGCGGCAAGTACACATCCAAGCTCACCACCGCGCCCGTGGTGCTGGTGCTGCACGCCCACATCCAGGACCACCCCAAGGCGCCCGAGTTCGAGCAGCTGCTGGCTGCCGGCGGTGCGTATACCAACGTGCTCAATGCCGCCTTCGCGCTGGGTTACGGCGCGTTCTGGAGCAGCACGCCCGGCGCCCTGGGCCAGCTGCTGCACAGCGTGCTGGGGCTGGGCCCGAACGACCGCATGCTGGGCTTGCTGAACCTGGGCACGCGGGTGAACCCGCTGGTGGCCGCGCGGCGCGTGGCGCGCGACACGTATGTGAGCGAGTGGCGCGGGGACTGACGGCAGCCCTCTGAACGCGGATCTCCAGGCACGGAGTTCTGCGGTCCGCCGGTCTGCCCGTGCCGCGGGGCGCCCTCGCCAGGCCCGCCGGATCACGCAGGCGACACGCGCCCTGGCGGCGTCCCTCCACAATCGTTGTGCTGATTTTTCACAGCGATTGACGCAGATACAAGGCAGGAGACGACACCCATGGCACGCAAGGTCCAGCAACTCTTCGATCTCACCGGCAAGACGGCCCTCGTCACCGGCGGCTCACGCGGTCTCGGGCTGCAGCTCGCGCACGCGCTGGGCGAGGCCGGCGCCCGCATCATGCTCACTTCGCGCAAGGCCGCCGATCTGGAAGAGTCCGCCGCCGAGCTGCAGGCCGCCGGCATCGACGCGCGCTGGATCGCCGCCGACTGCGCCCGCGAGGAAGACATCGACCGCCTCGCCACCGAGACGCTTGAGCGCATGGGCGACGTGGACATCCTCGTCAACAACGCGGGCGCCAGCTGGGGCGCTCCGGCCGAAGACCACCCCGCTGCTGCGTGGGACAAGGTGATGAACCTGAACGTGCGCGGCTACTTCCTGCTGTCGCAGGCCATTGCCAAGCGCAGCATGATCGCCCGCAAGACCGGGCGCATCATCAACGTGGCCTCCGTCGCCGGCCTGGGCGGCAACCCCATCGCCATGAAGACCATCGCCTACAACACCTCCAAGGGCGCCGTGATCAACTTCACGCGTGCGCTGGCTGCGGAGTGGGGCGTGCACGGCATCACCGTCAATGCCATCTGCCCGGGCTTCTTCAAGACCAAGATGGCGAGCGTGCTCATCGAGACGCTGGGCGAACAGGAGATGGCCAACCACGCGCCGCTGCGCCGCCTGGGCGACGACGAAGACCTCAAGGGCCTGGCCCTGCTGTATGCCAGCGATGCGGGCAAGCACATCACCGGGCAGTGGATGGCGGTGGATGGCGGCGTGAGCGTCGTCGTCGGTGGATAGGGTAGGGTATCGGGTACAACCCCCTGAGCGGCTCTGCCGCTCCATGCTGCCGCCAGAGGCGGCTGCCCCTCAGGCGCGTCCAAGCCTGCGCAGGCAGGCTCGGAGCCGCGGCCTTCAGCCCCTTTTCTCGGCTGCGCCGGGAAGGGGGACACCGCCAGCGCGGCGGGGCGGCCCTTGCGCGGCGGTTGCTGGTAGGGGCCGCGCCCGTTTTCACCGTCTGTATCTAAAGGAAGTTGCTTTGCTGAGTTTTGGCGCCGAGATTCCGTTCGTGAACCACCTGGGCTTCACGCTGCACCACATGAAGGACGGTGCGTCCGAGATGCGCTATGAAGCGGCGCCGGAGCACATGAACTCGTTCGCCGTCACCCATGGCGGTGCCACCATGGCGCTGCTGGACG from Paracidovorax wautersii includes:
- a CDS encoding acyl-CoA dehydrogenase; the encoded protein is MTTPLRSTLDFLLYDWLQADALQQRERFADHSRETFDAVLDTCARIAREKYAPFNRLVDTEEPRTETQPDGTLRVVLPQATYDARRAYADSGLLSAAQDYDVGGMQLPYTVEAAANSFFALASISIGSNLLTAGNANLLMVHGTPLQKEVFAQNEFNGRWAGTMCLSEPQAGSSLSDVATRAVPDGDGSEADPLGPRYRLTGNKMWISSGDHELTENIVHLVLAKIPGADGKLVPGVKGISLFIVPKKLVDEAGQLTGDRNDVALAGLNHKLGWRGTTNTLLNFGEGTYPVRGGAGAIGYRVGQPGEGLKCMFHMMNEARIGIGMAATMLGLAGYYASLDYAKNRPQGRPVGKGGKDAAAPQVRLIEHADIKRMLLAQKSYGEGALALNLYCARLVDEQHTAPAGQADEARLLLEVLTPIAKSWPSEWCLEANSLAIQIHGGYGYTRDFPVEQYWRDNRLNMIHEGTHGIQAMDLLGRKVLMEGGRGLTLLAGRINDTVQRAIQQPGLEAHANALAQALAQVGGATKAAWATDEPAEALANAVPYMQAFGHTVLAWMWLELALATLREDATLSRAASAGRMGAATYFYHYELPRIGAWLNVVRQRDMTCAQLPEDAF
- a CDS encoding nitroreductase produces the protein MPNSSPATDNPTLAQLLQRRSCWPLTTPAPSADELGLILDAAARAPDHAGLVPWRMTLLQGDARHALLQRVLSHPQAQTEAVQSMRGKYTSKLTTAPVVLVLHAHIQDHPKAPEFEQLLAAGGAYTNVLNAAFALGYGAFWSSTPGALGQLLHSVLGLGPNDRMLGLLNLGTRVNPLVAARRVARDTYVSEWRGD
- a CDS encoding SDR family oxidoreductase → MARKVQQLFDLTGKTALVTGGSRGLGLQLAHALGEAGARIMLTSRKAADLEESAAELQAAGIDARWIAADCAREEDIDRLATETLERMGDVDILVNNAGASWGAPAEDHPAAAWDKVMNLNVRGYFLLSQAIAKRSMIARKTGRIINVASVAGLGGNPIAMKTIAYNTSKGAVINFTRALAAEWGVHGITVNAICPGFFKTKMASVLIETLGEQEMANHAPLRRLGDDEDLKGLALLYASDAGKHITGQWMAVDGGVSVVVGG